GTGGGCGCCCATTTCCGCGAGGCGGTGGACCGGGGGCGCCGGCTGGAGCAGGAGTGGCGCCTCCGTTTCTCGGCGTACGCGAAGGCGTACCCGGAGCTCGCCATGGAATGGGAGCGCAGGAGCTGGGGGGAGATTCCGGAAGGGTGGGGCGACGGGATCCCGGCATTCTCCCCCGGCGACGGCGCGATGGCCACTCGTAGCGCATCGGGCAAGGTGCTCAACGCCATCGCCCCGAAGATCCCGGAGCTGGCGGGAGGGTCGGCCGACCTGGCCCCTTCCACGGAGACGCTCATCAAGGGCGGGGGCGAGTTTCTGCCCGACGCGCCGCCGGGAGGGCGGAACCTCCACTTCGGCGTGCGGGAGCACGGGATGGGCGCGATCCTCAACGGGATGGCGCGGCACGGCGGGGTGATCCCCTACGGGGCCACGTTCCTGATCTTCTCGGATTACATGCGCCCCTCCATCCGCCTCGCGGCGCTGATGAAGTGCCGGGTGATCTACGTGCTGACGCACGATTCCGTCGGGCTGGGAGAGGACGGGCCGACGCACCAGCCGATCGAGCATCTGGCCTCGCTGCGGGCGATGCCCAACCTATACGTCGTCCGGCCCGCCGACGCGAACGAGACCGCGGCGGCGTGGCGGATGGCGCTCGAGCGCACGCAGGGTCCCACGATTCTCGCGCTGACCCGGCAGAAGGTCCCCGTCCTGCCGCCGGAGGCGGTGTTCCGCGACGACGGGGCTCGGCGCGGGGCGTACGTCCTGGCGGAGGCGGACGGCGGGAGGCCCGCCGTGCTCCTTCTGGCGACCGGCTCGGAAGTCTCCGTGGCGCTGGCCGCGCGGAAGCTGCTGGCGGAGGAAGGGATCCCGGCCCGCGTGGTGAGCATGCCCTGCCTGGAGCGGTTCGAGGAGCAGGACGCGCCCTACCGCGACTCCGTCCTCCCGCCGGAAACGGCCGCGCGCGTTTCCGTCGAGGCCGCCGCAACCTTCGGCTGGGAGCGGTACGTCGGCTCCCGCGGCGCATCGGTCGGGATCGACCGGTTCGGGGCGTCCGCGCCCGCGGAGCGGGTCTTCCTGGAATTGGGGATCACGCCGGAGGCGGTGCGAGACCGGGCGAAGGCCGTCCTTGCCGCGGTATCGGGGGGTGCGCAGAGATGAAGAAGAACCCGCTGGTCGCGCTCGGGGAGGCGGGGCAGAGCCCCTGGCTCGATTACATCCACCGGGGGATGATCTCCTCCGGCGAGCTCGCCCGCACGATCGCGGAGGACGGCATCCGGGGCGTGACCTCCAACCCGACCATCTTCGAGAAGGCGGTGTCCTCCGGGGCCGAGTACGAGGCGCAGATCCGGGAGCTGGCCGCGGCCGGGGCGTCCGTGCCGGAGGCTTACCTGAGGATCGTGACCGACGACATCCGCTCCGCCGCCGACGTGATCCGCCCGGTATACGACGCGACGGGCGGCAACGACGGCTACGTGTCGCTGGAGGTGGACCCCGACCTCGCCCGCGACGCGAAGGCGTCCATCGGGCGGGCGCGCGAGCTGTTCCGGGCGGTGGGGCGGCCCAACGTGATGATCAAGATCCCCGGCACGCGGGAGGGTCTGCCCGCGGTGGAGGAGACGATCGCGTCCGGCGTCCCCGTGAACGTGACGCTGATCTTCTCCGTGAAGCGGTACGCGGAGGTCGCCGAGGCGTACCTCCGCGGCGTGGAGCGGCTGCTGTCTTCGGGCGGCGATCCGCGGACCGTGGCGTCCGTCGCCTCGTTCTTCGTCTCCCGCGTCGACACGGCGGTGGACGCCCTCCTGCTCAAGGAGGTGGAGCGGTGGCCCGGCTCCCCGAGGGCGGAGACGGCCCTCTCGCTGGTCGGGAAGCTCGCGGTCGCCAACGCGCAGGCCGCCTACGCGAAATTCCTCGAGATCGTCGCGACGGACCGGTGGCAGGCGCTCGCGGCGCGCGGGGCGCGGGCGCAGCGCCCCCTGTGGGCGAGCACCGGGACGAAGAACCCGAAGTATCCGGATGTGAAGTACGTGGAGGAGCTCATCGGGAAGGACACCGTGAACACGATGCCGCCACAGACGATGGACGCCTTCCGGGACCACGGGAGGGTGGCGGACGCGCTGACGGGATCGTTCCCCGCCGCGAAGGCGGTCCTCGACGACTACTCCCTGATGGAGACCGGCATCGAGGACGTTTGCGGCCGCCTCGAGGAGGAAGGGGTGGCCAGTTTCCTCGATTCGCACCGGAAGCTGCTTGCCGCCGTCGGGAAACGGCTGGAAACCGCAGGGGCCGCCTGAGAAGAACGCCCCGCGGGAAGGAGGGGTCGCCGTGGACGTTCCCGTCGCGCTTCCCGCGCCGTGCCTCCTGGTGATCTTCGGCGCCTCGGGCGACCTGACGAGGCGCAAGCTGGTCCCCGCCCTGTTTTCCCTCCACCGGGAGAAGCTCCTTCCCGACGGGTTCGCCGTCCTCGGCGTGTCCCGCACGCCTTACGACGACGACGCGTTCCGCTCCGCCCTCGAGGAGGCCGCGCGGGAGGAGGGCGGCGCCTCGTTCGATCCCGCGGAATGGGCCGTATTCTCCCGCCGGCTGTCCTATCAGCCCGGGGACATACGCGATGCGAAAGGGTTCGCCCCGATCCGGGACCGCGCGGAGCGGCTGTGCGCGGAGCGCGCGATCCCCGGAAACCTCCTCTTCTACCTCGCCCTTTCCCCGGCCCAGTATGCCGGCGCCCTGCGCGGGATCGGCGCGTCGGGGCTGTCCGTTCCCGGGGAGGCGGCGCCGGGCTACCGCCGCGTCGTGATCGAGAAGCCCTTCGGCAGCGACCTGGCGAGCGCGCGGGCGCTTTCCGGCGAAGTGTCCCGGGTCTTCCGGGAGGACCAGGTCTTCCGGATCGACCATTACCTCGGAAAGGAGACGGTCCAGAACCTGCTCGTCTTCCGGTTCGGCAACGGGATCTTCGAGCCGCTCTGGAACCGGAACTACGTCGACCACGTGCAGATCACGATGGCCGAGGACATCGGCGTCCGGGAGCGCGGGGATTACTACGACGGCGCGGGCGCGGCGCGCGACATGCTCCAGAACCACCTGCTGCAGCTCCTCTCGCTGGTCGCGATGGAGCCGCCGATCTCCCTTTCGCCCGAGGACGTGCGCGACGAGAAGCTGAAGCTGCTCCGCTCGGTCGAGCCGGTCCCGGCGGAACGGGTCGGAGAAGCGTGCGTCCGCGGGCAGTACACGGCGGGAAAGGTCGGCGGCCGGGAGGTCCACGGTTACCGGGGGGAGCGGAACGTGCCGCCCGGGTCGCTGACGGAGACCTACGTCGCCGTCCGATTCACCGTCGACAACTGGCGGTGGGGCGGGGTGCCGTTCTACCTGCGCTCCGGGAAGCGGCTCGCCCGCCGCGTCTCCGAGATCGCGATCCAGTTTCGCCCGGCCCCGTACCGCCTGTTCGAAGGGACGGCGTGCGGCCAGCTCGAGTCGAACCGCCTGGTGATGAACCTACAGCCCGAGGAGGGGATCTTCCTGCGGTTCGGCGCGAAGCAGCCCGGACCGGCGGTCTGCGTACGGCCGGTGGACCTCGGCTTCTCCTACGAGCAGGCGTTCGGGGCGAAGAGCCCGCCCGCCTACGGGCGGCTGCTCCTCGACGCGATGCTGGGGGACGCCACCCTCTTTCCCCGTCAGGACATCGTCGAGGTGTCGTGGGCGCTGCTGGAGCCGCTCCTGTCCCGGTGGAGCGAAAATCCGGGACGCGACCTGTACTTCTACCCTGCCGGGAGCGGCGGCCCCGTAGAGGCGGACGCCCTGCCGGAGAAGGAGGGGCGCGCTTGGCGCAGCCTGTGAAGCGGATCCACGTCCTTCCCGGACCCGCGGAGCTCGCCCGCGCCGCCGCGGGGCGGCTGTGGGGAATCGCCCGGGACCGGGCGGCGTCCGGGCCCGTGCACATCGCCCTTTCGGGCGGGGAGACCCCTCGCCGGGCCTACGGCGCGCTTTCGTCGGAGCCGTACCGGTCGGGGTTCCCGTGGGAAGCGGTCCACTTCTGGCAGGTCGACGAGCGGTTCGTCCCGGCGGACGATCCGCGCAGCAACCGGAGGATGATCCGCGAGGAGCTTCTCGATCCCGTCCGGTTCCCCCCGGAGCGTTTCCACTGGGTGGACACCGCGCTTCCCGATCCCGCCGCCGCGGCGGCGAAGTACGAGTCGGAGCTCCGGAAGGCGTTTTCCGGGGGTTCCCGCGGCCTCCCTCGTCTCGACGCGGTCGTCCTGGGGCTCGGCGCCGACGGGCACACGGCCTCGCTGTTCCCCGGCGGATCGCCGGGGGCTTCCGGAAAGGAGCTGGCGCTTCCCGCGATCGGCGGCGATCCCCCCCTTCCGCGAGTGACGATGTCTCCGGCCCTCATCAACGCCGCGGCCTGCATCCTCTTCCTCGTGCAGGGGGAGCGGAAGGCGAAGGCGCTGCGGGACCTGGCCGCCGCCGCGCGGGACGCGTCGCTGCGCGCCCCCGGATTCCCCGCCGGGCAGGTCGCGCCGGCCCGGGGAACGCTGCTGATCCTGGCGGACGCGGATGCCGCGCGCCTCCTGCCGCCCGGGGGGATATAATTGGACGAAACAGCAAGGCGGGAATCGTTGGGCGATACCATGCCGCTTTCGTACGTCCCACGGATCGCGCGGATCTGCGCGCTGGGGCTGTCCTTCGACGAGCTCCTCGAGGAGGTTTGCGGCGAGATCCGGTCGCTCGCCGGGGCCGACGAGTGCCGCCTGTTCGTGGTCGCCGACGACGGCCGGGGGGAGAGGTTTCGCCCGGTAGCCGGTTCCGGGACGACCGCCGGGAATGCGGACCCGTACGTCGCGGGGGCGCCGATGGACCGTCTGCTCGACCGCCTGCGGTCGGTCGGGTCGGTCCGCGTCGACGACACGGGGCTACTGCTTCCCCTGAAATTCGGCACCGAGCTGCTCGGGTTCGTCGCGCTCCACGCGAAGGACTCCCCGAGGCGATGGAGCGACGAGGCGCTGCGGGCGCTGGAGCTCGCGGCGGCGGTCCTCGCCGCCGCGCTGGAACGCCGGCGGACGGAGGATCGCCTTCGCGCCTCCGAGGCCCGCTACCGGTTCATCGCCGAGAGCTCGCCCGATCTCATCTCCCTGCACGACCCCTCGGGGCGCATCCTGTACGCGAGCCCGGCGTCGCAGGTTCTGCTGGGGATCCGGCCCGAGTCGATGGTCGGAGCTCCGCTCGAGTCGTTCCTCCATCCCGGAGACGCGGAGAAGGTCGTCGCGGATACCCGCCGGGTCTCCGAAGGGAAGCCGGGAGTCACCCTCCTGTGCCGGATGCGCAGGGCGGACGGGACGTTCCTCGAGGCGGAATCGCTGGCGACCGCCGCCCCCGGCGCGGCAGGGGAGGAGCGCGGGGTGCTCCGCGTGACGCGGGACGTCTCGGAGCGGGCGCGGACCGGGGGGATCCTGCGGGAGAACCACCAGCAGGCGACGGTCGGGATGCTCGCCGGCGGCGTCGCCCACGAATTCAACAACCTGCTCGCCGGGATCCAGGGGGCCGTCGAGATGCTGTCGATGGTCGTCGTGGAGAATCCCCGGGCCAGGACGTACCTCGACGTCATCCTGCGCATGGGGAACCGGGCGGTCGAGCTCACCCATCAGCTTCTCGCCTACGCCCGCCAGGGGAAATACGCCCCTGCGGTGATCCCGGTCAAGGAGATCGTCGGAGAGACGGTCTCCGCGCTGGAGGCGTCGCTGCGCCCCGGCGTCGAGCTGGCCGTCTCGGTAGAGGAGGGGCTGCCGCACGTGTTCGCCGACGCCCGGCAGATGCGGCAGGTCCTGACGGGGTTGTGCCTCAACGCCGTGGAGGCGATGCATGGCGGCGGACGGATCTCGATCGGGGCGCGGCGCGAAGAGGAGGGAAGCCGGGTCGTCATCGAGGTATCCGACGACGGGCCGGGGATCGACGCGGACACGCTGCCCCGGATCTTCGAGCCGTTCTTCTCGACCAAGAGCGCCGGGCGGGGAATGGGGCTCGCGGCGATCCGCGGGATCGTCGAGAACCACGACGGGGAGATCCGCGCCGTCTCGCGGCCGGGGATGGGCGCGACCTTCACGGTCCTGCTCCCGGCGAGCGTGGAGCGGCGCCGGTCGATCCGCCCGGTTCCGATCGGCGGCGCCCGCCCCGGCACCGGGAAGATCCTCCTGGCGGACGACGAGCCCGATGTGCGGGTCGTCGTCCGCTCCATGCTCGAGTCGCTCGGGTACGGGGTCGTGGAGGCGGGAGACGGCCGGGAGGCGGTGGAGCTGTTCCGGCAGAGGCACGGGTCGCTCGATCTCGTGCTGATGGATCTCGTGATGCCCCGCCTCTCGGGGGAAGGAGCCCTGGCGGAGATGCGGCGGATCGCGCCGGGGGTGCCCACCATCCTCATCAGCGGGTACGACGCTTCCGGACGGATCGGCGAGCTGGTCGCCACCGGGGCCGGCGGCTTCCTGAGGAAGCCGTTCCGGCGGCAGGAGCTGGAGGACAAGATCGCCGAGGTGCTCGGGACCCCGGGCGGGGAGCGGGGAGGAGCGGCCGGACCCGTGCTATAGTGGCTGGTACAACTCGCAGACCTTCCCGAAGGAGACGACGATGCCGAAGAAAGGGGATTTCATCCTCTACAGCGGTGGTGCCCCCGGAGCCGAGGCGGAGTTCGGCGTCCAGGCGGAAAAGCACGGGATCGAGGAGATCAATTTCACTTACGAAGGGCGGGGCATCGACCGCTCCCGCGGGATCCGGGTCCTGTCCCGCGAGGAGCTGGAGCGGGGGGACGTGAGCCTCGCATATGTGTCACGCCTCCTGAATCGCACCTACACCGATGCGCCGGCGATCCGCAAGGTGCTTCAGACCATCTGGTACCAGGTCAACTCCGGCCAGGAAATCTACGTGGTCGGAGAGATCCTCCCCGACGGCACCGTCAAGGGAGGCACCGGCTGGGGCGCGGAGTTCGCCAAGCTGTGCAACAAGCCGATCTTCGTCTTCGACCAGAGGAAGGACGCCTGGTTCGCCTGGAAGGACGAGAAGTGGGCCGCCCCGGAAGGCGGGCAGGCGGTCCGCATCGGCCATCCCCGCTTCACGGGGACGGGGACCCGCTTCCTGGAGGAAAACGGCCGGAAGGCGATCCGGGAGCTCTTCGCCCGCTCCTTCGCGTGAGGACGCCTTGACCCCGTCCGCCGCGCCCATCCGCAACGTCGCCATCGTCGCGCACGTCGACCACGGAAAGACCACCCTCGTCGACGGGATGCTGCGGCAGAGCGGCATCTTCCGCGAGCACCAGGCCGTCGTGGACCGGGTGATGGACTCGATCGACCTCGAGCGGGAGAAGGGGATCACGATCATGGCGAAGAACACCGCCGTGGTCTACCGGGGCGTCAAGATCAACATCGTGGACACCCCCGGCCATGCGGACTTCGGCGGCGAGGTGGAGCGGACGCTGAAGATGGTGGACGGCGTGCTGCTGCTGGTCGACGCCTCCGAAGGCCCCCTGCCGCAGACCCGCTTCGTGCTGAAGAAGGCGCTCGAGCGGGCGCTCCCCGTCATCCTCGTCGTGAACAAGATCGACCGTCCGGATGCGAGGATCGACGAGGTGATCGACGAGGTCTACGACCTGTTCATCGACCTCGACGCCACGGAGGAGCAGCTCGACTTCCCGATCCTGCTCGCCAACGCGCGGGCGGGGAGCGCGGCGCTCCGCGGCGAAGGGCCCGGGCGGAACCTGCAGCCGCTCTTCGACGCGATCCTTTCCCACGTGCCGCCACCCTCCGGCGACCCTTCGGGGACGCTGCAGTTCCTCGTCACCAACCTGGACTACAGCGACTACGTCGGGCGGCTGGCCGTCGGGCGGATCTTCGAGGGGACGCTGCGCGCGGCGTCGATCGTCTCCCTGTGCGGGGCCGGCGACGGGGCGAAGAAGGTGAAGGTCGCGCTTCTGTACGGATACGAGGGTTTGAGCCGCATGGAGATCCCCGAGGCGTCCGCGGGCGACATCGTGGCGGTCGCCGGGATCGAGGACGTGACGATCGGCGACACGCTCTCCGACCCCGAGACGCCGGCGCCGCTTCCGCGCATCGCGGTGGACGAGCCGACCGTTTCGATGGTCTTCTCGGTGAACAGCTCCCCGTTTGCTGGCCGGGAGGGGAGGTTCGTCACGTCGCGGCAGCTTCGCGCGCGCCTCGAGAAGGAGCTGCTCGGGAACGTCTCCCTGCGGATCGATTTCTCCGGGACCGACGCCTTCACGGTCATGGGGCGGGGGGAGCTGCAGCTGGCGATCCTCATCGAGATGATGCGGCGGGAGGGGTTCGAGCTCTCCGTCTCCCGGCCCGAGGTGGTCACCAGGACCGTCGACGGCGTGTTGACGGAGCCGGTGGAGGCGCTGTTCGTGGACGTCCCCGACGCGTACCTCGGCGCGGTGACGCAGGCGCTGGGGGAGCGGCGCGCGCGGATGACGAAGATGATCAATCCGGGACAGGGGCGGGTCCGGATGGAATACCGCATCCCCTCCCGCGGCCTGATCGGCTTCCGATCGGACTTCCTCACGATGACGCGCGGCACGGGACTTCTGAACCACCTCTTCGACGGCCACGATCCGTGGGGCGGCCCGATCCCCGAGCGGATCAACGGGGCGCTGGTGGCCGACCGCGTCGGGCGGGCGACGGCGTACGCCATCTTCCACCTCCAGTCCCGGGGGACCTTCTTCATCGGCGAGGGGGAGCAGGTGTACGAGGGGATGATCGTGGGGGAGAATTCCCGCCCGGTCGACATCGACGTCAACATCACCAAGGAGAAGAAGCTGACCAACATCCGGGCCGCGGGGGCCGACGAGGCGCTCCGGCTGGTGCCGCCGCGGATCCTCTCCCTCGAGGCGGCGCTCGAGTTCATCAACGAGGACGAGCTGGTGGAGATCACCCCCTCCTCCGTCCGCCTGCGGAAAAAGATCCTGAAGGCGGGCGACCGGCCGAGGAAGAAGGACTGATCTCGCGGATTGCGTCATATTTTTTTCGTTGCGCCCCGGCCGTGCGTTTAAAATGGTAGGTAATCCACCACGCGAGGGTCCCCATGGCGAAAGGAACGGAAAAATCCGCCCCGAAGGACAGCCCTGCCGCAAACGCCCTGACCCGCGCCCTCCGGTTCGAGAAGACGGGGATGCGGTATTTCGACCTGGCCTCCGCCAAGGCGGGCGACCCCTTCGCGAAAAGCCTCTTCGCCCTCCTCGCCGACATGGAAAGGAAGCACATGGAGGACATCCGGGACATCGCCCGGAAGCTCGGGGAGAACAACGGGAAGTTCCCGCAGGTCTCCGCCGCGAACAGCGAGGGGCGGATGCGCCTCTTCCAGCGGGAGTACGGCCGGATCAAGAAGGAGAAAATGCTCACCGGCGACGCGGCCGCAGCGATGCGGAAGGCGCTCGGGTTCGAGGCCGAGGGGCGGGAGATGTATTCGCGCATGTCCAGGGCGGCCACGAATCCGCAGGAGAAGAAGTTCTTCCGCCTGCTGGCGGTCGAGGAGGAGAGCCACTTCGAGATCATCTACGAGTACCTCGATTTCCTGGAAGCCACCGGGCTGAGGATGCGGGAATAGCCGCGTGCGACCGGGGCGCATCCTGGCGGCCGCTGTGGCCGCGCTCTGCCTGGCCGGAGGCGTCGCCGCCGCCGCGCAGCCCGGCGCCCAGTTCCCCGTCCCCGCGCCTCCCTTCACCCCGGGGATCTTCCCCTGTTCCGACTGCCACAAGGAAATGAAGCCGAACGCGACGCGCCGGGAGCTCAAGGACGAGCATACCGACATCGTCCTGAACCACGCCCAGGGGCAGCGCTGGTGCCTCGACTGCCACGATACGAACGACCGGGACCGGCTGCACCTGGTGAGCGGCCGGAAGATCCGCTTCGAGGAGTCCTACCTGCTCTGCGGGCAGTGCCACGGCGACAAGTTCCGCGACTGGAGGGTGGGCGTGCACGGCAAGCGGACCGGGATGTGGAACGGAGAGAAGCAGTACATGCTGTGCGTCCATTGCCACAACCCTCACGATCCCTCGTACAAGCCGATCCCCCCGGAGCCGCCGCCCGTGCGCCCGGACGATATCAGGAAGTGACCATGCCCAACGACCGGAACCGCGAACCCCGCGCCTTAAGGATGTCCCGGCGCCGGATGCTGAAGGGGGCCGCCGCCGTTCTCGGGGCGCTGGCGCTGCCGGGGAAGGACGCGTCCGCCGCCGTCTGGGAGGCGTTCCTCCGGAGGAACTTCCGGGAGATGACCGCCCGGGACAAGGCGCGGGTCGTCGCCCGCCTGGAGAAGGAGTACGAGGCGCAATTCGGCAAGCGGGTGAAGGTGGCCGTGACCCCCCCGATCGAGGGCGTGCTGTACGGCTACGGCCTCGACCTCCACCGGTGCATCGGCTGCCGCCGGTGCGTCTACGGCTGCGTGAAGGAGAACAACCCGTCCCGCAATCCGCAGATCCACTGGATCCGCGTATTGCAGATGAAGAAGGAGCACGGCGTCGACCTGGAGGAGGCGGCGCATTATTACAACCCCTCCAAGGTCCCCGAGAAGGAATTCTTCTACATGCCCGTCCAGTGCCAGCAGTGCGAGCGCCCGCCCTGCGTGAAGGTGTGCCCCGTGCAGGCGACCTGGAAGGAGCGGGACGGGATCACGGTCGTCGACTACAACTGGTGCATCGGCTGCCGGTACTGCATGGCGGCGTGCCCGTACGGCGCCCGCCACTTCAACTGGAAGAAGCCCGGCCTGCCGGCGGCGGAGCTGGTCACGGAGACGCACTACCTCGGCAACCGCCCGCGCCCCGTCGGCGTGGTCGACAAGTGCACCTTCTGCATCCAGCGGGTCCGCAACGTCCCGGGACGGTACCCGGCCTGCGTCGAGGCGTGCCCCGTCGGCGCCCGCAAGTTCGGGAACCTGCTCGACCCGGAGAGCGAGATCCGGTACATCATCGCGAACAAGCGCGTGTTCATCCTCAAGGAAGATCTGAACACGCAGCCGAAGTTCTACTACTTCTATGCGACCTGAGACCCGGGGCAAGGCGATGCGGAAGGCATGGGAGTTCTTCAAGGGGACGCTGGTCCTCGTCGCGAGGGGAAGCACCGCCTACTACGCGTGGATCCTGACGCTGCTGTTCCTGATGGCGGTCGGGGCGGCCGCGTATGTCTACCAGCTCCGCAGCGGCCTGATCGTCACCGCCATGCGCGACCAGGCGTCCTGGGGGCTCTACATCTCCAACTTCACCTTCCTGGTCGGCGTCGCGGCGGCGGCGGTGCTGCTCGTGATCCCCGCCTACGTGTACAAGTGGCAGCCCATCAAGGAGATCGCCGTCCTGGGCGAGATGCTGGCGATCTCCGCGATCGTGATGTGCCTGCTCTTCGTCACCGTCGACCTCGGCCGCCCCGACCGGATCTGGCACCTGATCCCCCTCGCCGGCATCCTGAACTTCCCGCAGTCGCTTCTTGCGTGGGACGTCGTGGTCCTGAACGCCTACCTCGCGCTGAACCTGGTCATCGCGGTCTACATCTGCTACAAGCACTACCACCGGGAAGAGCCCAACCCGAACTTCTTCAATCCCATGATCCTGTTCTCGATCCCGGCCGCCGTGGCCATCCACACGGTGACGGCCTTCCTCTATAACGGCCTCGCCGCGCGCCCCTTCTGGAACGCGTCCATCCTGGCCCCCCGGTTCCTCGCGTCGGCGTTCTGCTCCGGCCCGGCGCTGATGATCATCCTCTTCCAGCTCATCCGCAGGTACACCCGCTTCGAGATCCGGGAGGCGGCGATCTTCAAGATCGCGGAGCTCATCGCCTACGCCATGTTCCTCAACCTGTTCCTGCTGGGCGCCGAGGTGTTCAAGGAGTACTATTCCGGCACGATCCACCTCGCCCCGATGCACTACCTCTTCTTCGGCCTGAAGGGGCACAGCGACCTCGTCCCGTACATCTGGACGGCGATGATCATGAACACGACCGCGTTCGTCCTGTTCCTCGTCCCCCGGACGCGCGAGAACCACCTGACGCTCAACATCGGGTGCGTCCTGATCTTCATCGGCGTCTACATCGAGAAGGGGATGGGGCTGGTCCTTCCCGGGCTGATCCCGGACGTCCTCGGGGAGATCTACGAGTACTCGCCCACGCGGATCGAGATCCTGCTTTCCGTCGGCATCGCCGCCGCCGGCCTTCTCGTCTACACGCTCCTGCTGCGCGTCGCGATCCCGATCCTTGCGGGGGAGTTCCACGTGGGGGACGACGGCGTGACGCCCGTGATCGGGGACACGAAGTTCATCCATTAAACGGATCGACGTGACGGGGGCCCGCCGATGCCCAAG
The genomic region above belongs to Thermodesulfobacteriota bacterium and contains:
- a CDS encoding 4Fe-4S dicluster domain-containing protein, whose amino-acid sequence is MPNDRNREPRALRMSRRRMLKGAAAVLGALALPGKDASAAVWEAFLRRNFREMTARDKARVVARLEKEYEAQFGKRVKVAVTPPIEGVLYGYGLDLHRCIGCRRCVYGCVKENNPSRNPQIHWIRVLQMKKEHGVDLEEAAHYYNPSKVPEKEFFYMPVQCQQCERPPCVKVCPVQATWKERDGITVVDYNWCIGCRYCMAACPYGARHFNWKKPGLPAAELVTETHYLGNRPRPVGVVDKCTFCIQRVRNVPGRYPACVEACPVGARKFGNLLDPESEIRYIIANKRVFILKEDLNTQPKFYYFYAT
- the dsrP gene encoding sulfate reduction electron transfer complex DsrMKJOP subunit DsrP, translated to MRKAWEFFKGTLVLVARGSTAYYAWILTLLFLMAVGAAAYVYQLRSGLIVTAMRDQASWGLYISNFTFLVGVAAAAVLLVIPAYVYKWQPIKEIAVLGEMLAISAIVMCLLFVTVDLGRPDRIWHLIPLAGILNFPQSLLAWDVVVLNAYLALNLVIAVYICYKHYHREEPNPNFFNPMILFSIPAAVAIHTVTAFLYNGLAARPFWNASILAPRFLASAFCSGPALMIILFQLIRRYTRFEIREAAIFKIAELIAYAMFLNLFLLGAEVFKEYYSGTIHLAPMHYLFFGLKGHSDLVPYIWTAMIMNTTAFVLFLVPRTRENHLTLNIGCVLIFIGVYIEKGMGLVLPGLIPDVLGEIYEYSPTRIEILLSVGIAAAGLLVYTLLLRVAIPILAGEFHVGDDGVTPVIGDTKFIH